Proteins from one Elephas maximus indicus isolate mEleMax1 chromosome 12, mEleMax1 primary haplotype, whole genome shotgun sequence genomic window:
- the PLA2G10 gene encoding group 10 secretory phospholipase A2, whose product MGPQLLCLPVMLLLLSLLPDLGPGPGAASRKSHVHRRGLLELAGTLECASTLSALAYISYGCHCGLGGQGRPRDTTDWCCHRHDCCYGLAEEAGCRPKLDRYSWKCTDNRVVCAEIWEPLTGVDRLQLGMMMTLLDLGSKAQSHTSYSKEGQRPQSGPAEDKCQELLCKCDQEAAHCLARAEYNIQHLFYPYFLCEKDSPKCDY is encoded by the exons ATGGGCCCGCAGCTTCTGTGCCTGCCAGTAATGCTGCTCCTGCTGTCGCTGCTGCCGGACCTCGGGCCCGGACCTGGGGCGG CCTCCAGGAAGTCTCATGTGCACCGGCGTGGGCTCCTCGAGCTGGCAGGAACCCTGGAGTGTGCCAGCACCCTCTCTGCCCTGGCCTACATAAGCTATGGTTGCCACTGTGGCCTAGGTGGCCAAGGCCGGCCCCGGGACACCACAGACTG GTGCTGCCATCGCCATGACTGCTGCTATGGACTCGCTGAGGAGGCCGGCTGTAGGCCCAAGCTGGACCGCTACTCCTGGAAGTGCACTGATAATCGCGTGGTGTGCG CCGAGATATGGGAACCTCTCACCGGTGTGGACCGGCTCCAACTTGGCATGATGATGACCCTCCTGGACCTTGGTTCTAAGGCCCAGTCCCATACGTCCTACTCCAAGGAGGGCCAGAGGCCTCAGTCAG GACCAGCAGAGGACAAATGCCAAGAACTCCTATGCAAGTGTGACCAGGAGGCTGCTCACTGCTTAGCCCGAGCTGAGTACAACATACAGCACCTCTTCTACCCCTATTTCTTATGTGAGAAAGACTCACCCAAGTGTGACTACTAG